The Sorangiineae bacterium MSr11367 genome window below encodes:
- a CDS encoding TetR/AcrR family transcriptional regulator produces MAATRGRPRSFDRDRALAQAMEVFWAKGYEGAQVSDLTAAMGINPPSFYAAFESKDALFREAVELYKKTAGAGTMEALEKGRTAREAIRTMLMTSVDIALSAPGKAGCLLVVSILQSATENGGLQEHMEDIRRNTVRAIRQRLERGVREGDLPESTDTRGLSAFFGTVIHGLSLQARDGTPRKDLHRAIEAAMVAL; encoded by the coding sequence ATGGCCGCCACCCGAGGAAGACCGCGCAGTTTCGACCGCGACCGCGCGCTGGCGCAGGCCATGGAAGTCTTTTGGGCCAAGGGATACGAGGGCGCGCAGGTGAGCGATCTCACGGCGGCCATGGGCATCAACCCGCCGAGCTTCTACGCCGCATTCGAATCGAAAGACGCGCTCTTTCGCGAGGCCGTCGAGTTGTACAAAAAGACGGCCGGTGCCGGCACGATGGAGGCGCTCGAGAAGGGGCGCACGGCGCGCGAAGCCATTCGGACCATGTTGATGACCAGCGTCGACATCGCGCTCTCGGCGCCGGGCAAGGCGGGGTGTCTCTTGGTGGTGAGCATCCTGCAGAGCGCGACCGAAAACGGCGGCCTGCAAGAGCACATGGAGGACATTCGCCGCAACACGGTGCGGGCCATCCGACAGCGGCTCGAACGCGGCGTGCGCGAGGGCGACCTTCCCGAGAGCACCGACACGCGGGGACTCAGCGCGTTCTTCGGCACGGTGATCCATGGCCTCTCGCTGCAGGCGCGCGATGGCACCCCGCGAAAGGACCTGCACCGTGCCATCGAGGCCGCGATGGTCGCCTTATAG
- a CDS encoding nuclear transport factor 2 family protein — translation MTDVTRSVVNRYFQAYRERQPPEAIAALFSEDVDWNIPGDTSRVPWIGRKVGRAGVADFVRGLRERVESLRFEVRSVLVDGEHAVALGELATRVNSTGKVIESPFTFEFTVRNGLITKYLMLEDSFAVREAVLPDIEARRKIVENYFRWVDAGDPRLFDLFTDDVEFFFPKFGRGRGKDAIRRFRAAFEAQIAELEHDIAGLHYIASDAGDFIVVEGQERGVTRDGAKWPDGTINEGRFCDVFQFEGALIRRTYIYVDPDFTNADDSRVKALRATL, via the coding sequence ATGACGGATGTGACCCGAAGCGTCGTGAATCGGTATTTTCAGGCTTACCGCGAGCGCCAACCCCCGGAAGCGATCGCGGCACTTTTCAGCGAGGACGTCGATTGGAACATTCCGGGCGACACCTCGCGGGTGCCGTGGATTGGGCGCAAGGTCGGGCGCGCCGGGGTGGCGGACTTCGTGCGCGGGCTTCGCGAGCGCGTCGAGTCCCTTCGCTTCGAGGTGCGATCCGTTCTCGTGGACGGCGAGCACGCTGTCGCGCTGGGCGAGCTCGCGACGCGCGTCAACAGCACGGGCAAGGTCATCGAGAGCCCGTTCACCTTCGAGTTTACCGTGCGCAATGGTTTGATCACGAAGTACCTCATGTTGGAGGACAGCTTTGCCGTGCGCGAGGCGGTGCTGCCCGACATCGAGGCGCGGCGCAAGATAGTCGAGAACTACTTTCGCTGGGTGGACGCAGGCGATCCGCGCCTTTTCGATCTGTTCACCGACGACGTCGAGTTCTTCTTTCCCAAGTTCGGTCGCGGTCGCGGAAAGGATGCCATCCGCCGCTTTCGCGCGGCCTTCGAGGCGCAGATCGCCGAACTCGAGCACGACATCGCGGGGCTGCACTACATCGCGTCGGATGCTGGCGACTTCATCGTCGTGGAAGGGCAGGAGCGAGGCGTGACCCGCGATGGCGCGAAATGGCCGGACGGCACAATCAACGAGGGACGCTTTTGCGACGTGTTCCAGTTCGAGGGCGCGCTCATTCGCCGCACGTACATTTACGTGGACCCGGACTTCACCAACGCGGACGATTCCCGCGTGAAGGCGCTGCGCGCCACCTTGTGA
- a CDS encoding TetR/AcrR family transcriptional regulator, translating to MGTSEAERRKVILDAARRLLCHYGPHKTTIAEIAREAEIGVGTVYLEFASKESIIGALSDLEHARVLDAMHEAVARKKAEGASFADQIAALLDARVEMFLARGSQGAHTKDLLHCGNPGVKDAHLRFETRERTLLAHLLFEGAQEGELQPFPNAEETANALLLVYAAFAPPKLFCSPADDVRQMLRAVHGLVKHGLVRR from the coding sequence ATGGGTACTTCGGAAGCCGAGAGGCGCAAGGTCATCCTCGATGCCGCGCGGCGGTTGCTCTGTCACTACGGGCCGCACAAAACGACCATCGCGGAAATCGCGCGCGAGGCCGAGATTGGCGTCGGCACCGTGTACCTCGAATTCGCTTCGAAGGAGTCGATCATCGGCGCGCTGTCGGACCTCGAGCACGCGCGCGTTCTCGATGCGATGCACGAAGCCGTCGCCCGGAAAAAAGCCGAAGGCGCAAGCTTTGCCGACCAGATCGCCGCCCTTCTCGATGCGCGCGTGGAGATGTTTCTCGCGCGCGGAAGCCAAGGCGCGCACACGAAAGATCTGCTGCACTGCGGGAATCCGGGCGTCAAAGATGCGCACCTGCGCTTCGAGACGCGCGAGCGCACCTTGCTTGCGCACCTGCTGTTCGAGGGCGCGCAAGAGGGAGAGCTCCAGCCCTTTCCCAACGCCGAGGAAACGGCGAACGCGCTGCTTCTGGTCTACGCCGCCTTCGCGCCGCCCAAGTTGTTTTGCAGCCCCGCCGACGACGTGCGGCAGATGCTGCGCGCGGTGCATGGCCTGGTGAAGCACGGTTTGGTGCGGCGCTAA
- a CDS encoding UvrD-helicase domain-containing protein has translation MSGLNPAQKAAVEHQNGPLLVLAGAGSGKTRVITQRIVRLLERGIPASAIVALTFTNKAAGEMGERIHKLLEGRKSAAKGLTISTFHSFGLNVLTREKRAQNTAFTIFDQGDAVGTVKEILRQVDAGKRFDVAAIMSRISNAKNAFLLPEELPDDGMDPYAEITKIVYPRYQAALRNFSAFDFDDLVCEVVRLWQARPDVLARWQEKARYLLVDEYQDTNRAQFMMLRLLAEPYRNICVVGDDDQAIYGWRGADVRNILEFEDQFSGAQVVKLEENYRSKQTILDVANAVISKRVDVRHKKHLFSSRLSDDKITIAVAPSPDAEAAYTVREIQRWIRDEGKQPKDCAVLYRSNGQAKVIEECLRTEGIAYRIVGGQQFFERKEVKDLLSYLKLTLNRSDEISLRRIMNYPARGIGDTSVERLALHAKAKGWTLWEAIERVDALDDVSEQARQGCKSLEKIVAETRKMILVEQTPASAVARALCERIGLKRDIEASSPTPNAAAKRWGNVEGLFNTLARREAKGGMEQARDISNFLHALTLDFGSDEETQGNAVTLSTLHGSKGLEFDIVHLLGCEEGFLPHQRTLEERATDAPTFAEDGGGSSKAADIEEERRLFYVGVTRARDVLVLSRCKARAMRGKPVPRTPSRFLMDIPPERFVEIEVRDEPAMSTNAGLEKANALLAMLEGLGG, from the coding sequence ATGAGCGGTCTCAATCCGGCCCAGAAAGCGGCCGTGGAGCATCAAAATGGCCCGCTTCTCGTCCTCGCGGGCGCCGGGTCTGGGAAAACGCGTGTGATCACGCAGCGCATCGTGCGCCTTTTGGAGCGCGGCATCCCCGCGAGCGCCATCGTCGCGTTGACCTTCACGAACAAGGCCGCCGGCGAAATGGGCGAGCGCATTCACAAACTTCTCGAAGGGCGCAAGAGCGCGGCCAAAGGGCTGACCATCTCGACGTTCCACTCCTTCGGGCTGAATGTGCTCACGCGCGAGAAGCGCGCGCAGAATACGGCCTTCACGATCTTCGATCAGGGCGACGCCGTCGGCACGGTCAAAGAGATTTTGCGGCAAGTCGACGCGGGAAAGCGCTTCGACGTGGCGGCCATCATGTCGCGCATCTCCAATGCGAAGAACGCGTTCTTGCTGCCCGAGGAGCTGCCCGACGACGGCATGGACCCGTACGCGGAGATCACGAAAATCGTTTACCCGCGCTACCAGGCGGCGCTTCGCAATTTCTCCGCGTTCGACTTCGACGATCTCGTTTGCGAGGTCGTGCGTCTGTGGCAGGCCCGCCCCGACGTGCTCGCACGCTGGCAAGAGAAGGCGCGCTACCTGCTCGTCGACGAGTACCAGGACACGAACCGCGCGCAGTTCATGATGCTGCGCCTCCTCGCGGAACCGTACCGCAACATCTGCGTCGTCGGTGACGACGACCAGGCCATCTACGGCTGGCGCGGCGCAGACGTGCGAAACATCCTCGAGTTCGAGGACCAGTTCAGCGGTGCGCAGGTCGTCAAGCTCGAAGAGAACTACCGTTCGAAGCAGACGATCCTCGACGTGGCCAACGCGGTCATCTCCAAGCGCGTGGACGTGCGCCACAAGAAGCACCTGTTCAGCAGCCGGCTGAGCGACGACAAGATTACGATCGCCGTCGCGCCGTCGCCGGATGCCGAGGCAGCGTATACGGTGCGCGAGATACAGCGCTGGATCCGCGACGAGGGAAAACAGCCGAAGGATTGCGCGGTGCTCTACCGGTCCAACGGCCAGGCCAAGGTGATCGAGGAGTGCCTGCGCACGGAGGGCATTGCGTACCGCATCGTGGGCGGGCAGCAATTCTTCGAGCGCAAGGAAGTGAAGGACCTCCTTTCGTACTTGAAGCTGACCTTGAATCGCTCGGACGAGATCAGCTTGCGGCGCATCATGAATTATCCGGCGCGCGGCATCGGCGACACCAGCGTGGAGCGGCTCGCGCTGCACGCGAAGGCCAAGGGCTGGACGCTGTGGGAGGCCATCGAGCGGGTGGATGCACTGGACGACGTCTCGGAGCAGGCGCGCCAGGGGTGCAAGTCGCTCGAGAAGATCGTCGCGGAGACGCGCAAGATGATCCTGGTGGAGCAGACGCCGGCCAGTGCGGTGGCGCGTGCGCTGTGCGAGCGCATCGGCTTGAAGCGCGACATCGAGGCGAGCTCGCCGACGCCGAACGCTGCGGCCAAGCGATGGGGCAACGTCGAAGGGCTGTTCAATACGCTGGCGCGCCGCGAAGCGAAGGGCGGCATGGAGCAGGCGCGGGACATCTCGAACTTTCTGCACGCGCTCACGTTGGACTTCGGTTCGGACGAGGAGACGCAGGGCAACGCGGTCACTCTGTCGACGTTGCATGGCTCGAAGGGGCTCGAGTTCGACATCGTGCATCTGCTCGGCTGCGAGGAAGGCTTTTTGCCGCACCAGCGCACGCTGGAGGAGCGGGCGACGGATGCTCCGACATTCGCCGAGGATGGCGGCGGTTCGTCGAAGGCGGCCGACATCGAGGAAGAGCGTCGCCTCTTTTACGTGGGTGTGACGCGCGCCCGCGACGTGCTCGTTCTCTCACGCTGCAAGGCGCGTGCGATGCGCGGCAAGCCGGTTCCGCGCACGCCGAGTCGCTTCCTCATGGACATTCCGCCGGAGCGTTTCGTCGAAATCGAGGTGCGCGACGAGCCGGCCATGTCGACCAACGCGGGTCTGGAGAAGGCCAACGCGCTGCTCGCGATGCTCGAGGGTCTCGGCGGGTAA
- a CDS encoding DUF885 domain-containing protein, protein MNRLTSLACVSVLALVAACGSGSAEAPPTVAKAAPAVEAEKPVTVADAGAAGSDTADDADIAAYGKKYVDLVVEEWPETATSLGLHSRDAELNDRSREGIDRVVAKERAMLDALMQRFSSKPRASRGSFTDLAILEHALTVDIKRTEALRPHETRPDFYTEPLTAIFFVMARDFAPGPERARSALGRIEKLPQAVAAAKVNLKNPSRIATQIGIESAEGAKSFLDEQAALILKELPGEKVRINAAVRAAKDAYAGYVGWLKKDLLPRSNGQFAAGKALFEFLTHEDYFLNEDSDQIYAIGKRLFDETQQKLTETARRIDPSAKKWSDVVARVKGHHPTMADLLPSYRREVARARKFLVDKDVVPFPEGEALEVIETPTFKRNTTQAAYDIPPPFDPPGAKGFFYVTPAEAHWPKKRQEEWLRENDHGDQVDTAVHEAYPGHHLQLSFSRLHPSIIRKVTGPSIFAEGWGLYSEELMAELGYYTDEERLMQLVWTLVRAARVIIDVGLHTRGMTYEGAVKILTDEVHLERALAQNEVKRYTESPTQPLSYLIGRERIFAIRERMRARDGARFSLKAFHTEVLTRGTVAPGLLEREIFGD, encoded by the coding sequence ATGAATCGCCTTACCTCGCTCGCCTGCGTCTCCGTTCTAGCTTTGGTGGCGGCCTGTGGATCCGGCTCGGCGGAGGCCCCGCCGACGGTGGCGAAGGCCGCGCCGGCGGTGGAAGCCGAGAAGCCCGTTACGGTGGCGGATGCGGGCGCCGCCGGCTCGGACACCGCCGACGACGCGGACATCGCCGCCTACGGGAAGAAGTACGTGGACCTCGTGGTCGAAGAGTGGCCCGAGACGGCGACGTCGCTCGGGTTGCACTCGCGCGATGCGGAGCTCAACGATCGCTCCCGTGAGGGGATCGATCGCGTCGTGGCGAAGGAGCGCGCGATGCTCGACGCGTTGATGCAGCGCTTTTCGTCCAAGCCTCGCGCCTCGCGCGGGAGTTTCACGGATTTGGCGATCCTGGAGCACGCCCTTACCGTCGACATCAAGCGCACCGAGGCTCTTCGCCCGCACGAGACGCGGCCCGACTTCTACACCGAGCCGCTCACCGCGATCTTCTTCGTCATGGCGCGCGACTTCGCCCCTGGTCCCGAGCGCGCGCGCTCGGCGCTGGGGCGCATCGAGAAGCTTCCGCAGGCGGTGGCGGCGGCCAAGGTCAACTTGAAAAATCCCTCGCGCATCGCCACGCAGATTGGCATCGAGTCGGCGGAGGGGGCGAAGAGCTTTCTCGACGAGCAGGCGGCGCTGATCCTGAAAGAGCTGCCCGGCGAAAAGGTGCGCATCAACGCGGCGGTTCGCGCGGCGAAGGATGCGTATGCGGGGTATGTAGGGTGGCTCAAAAAGGACCTGCTGCCGCGCTCGAATGGGCAATTCGCCGCGGGCAAAGCTCTGTTCGAGTTTCTCACGCACGAGGACTACTTCCTCAACGAGGACTCGGATCAAATTTACGCTATCGGAAAGCGCCTCTTCGACGAGACGCAACAAAAGCTGACCGAGACGGCGCGCCGCATCGACCCGTCGGCCAAGAAATGGAGCGACGTCGTCGCCCGCGTGAAGGGCCACCACCCGACGATGGCCGACCTGCTGCCGTCGTACCGCCGCGAGGTGGCCCGCGCGCGCAAATTCCTCGTCGACAAGGACGTCGTTCCGTTTCCCGAGGGCGAGGCGCTCGAGGTGATCGAGACGCCGACCTTCAAGCGCAACACCACGCAAGCCGCCTACGACATCCCCCCGCCTTTCGATCCGCCGGGTGCCAAGGGCTTTTTCTACGTGACACCGGCCGAGGCGCACTGGCCGAAGAAGCGTCAGGAGGAGTGGCTCCGCGAGAACGATCATGGCGACCAAGTCGACACGGCGGTGCACGAGGCGTACCCCGGCCATCACTTGCAGCTGTCGTTTTCGAGGCTGCACCCGTCGATCATCCGCAAAGTGACCGGTCCGAGTATTTTCGCCGAGGGTTGGGGCCTCTACTCGGAGGAGCTCATGGCGGAGCTCGGGTACTACACTGACGAGGAGCGTCTGATGCAGCTCGTGTGGACCCTCGTCCGTGCGGCGCGCGTCATCATCGACGTCGGTTTGCACACGCGCGGGATGACCTACGAAGGCGCGGTGAAGATCCTCACCGACGAGGTGCACCTCGAGCGCGCCCTCGCCCAAAACGAGGTCAAACGCTACACGGAGTCACCGACGCAGCCGCTCTCCTACTTGATTGGCCGCGAGCGCATCTTCGCCATTCGCGAGCGCATGCGCGCCCGCGACGGTGCACGCTTCTCGCTCAAGGCGTTCCACACCGAGGTCCTCACCCGCGGCACCGTCGCCCCGGGCCTGCTCGAGCGCGAAATCTTCGGCGACTAG
- a CDS encoding bifunctional salicylyl-CoA 5-hydroxylase/oxidoreductase, whose translation MKIVCIGGGPAGLYFGILMKKANPSSEVVVLERNAPGETFGWGVVFSDETLEYLELGDRETHKEITRVFAHWDAIDIHYRGSCIRTGGHGFSGLARRELLDILARRATSLGVEIRFRTEVDDFESLDVVRDADLVVAADGVNSKVRARYADVFRPHLDVRQSKYIWLGTTKTFDAFQFIFEENEDGLFQVHGYRFDDATSTFIVECDQASWRKAGLDRASTEESIAYLERLFARHLDGHRLLTNRSMWVNFVTVKNSTWRHGKVVLMGDAAHTAHFSIGSGTKMAMEDSLALAAALAKTGVAYEDRPTRKRVEEALEAYENDRYTMVLRIQKAAQDSYHWFEGSKRYLGHDPLPFVMSLLSRSKRIGYDNLKLRDPGLVTRATEDFVARCHIVERDPGDPPPPPMFTPFTMRGLTLQNRVVVSSMCMYSAKDGLVDDFHLVHLGSRAMGGAGLVMTEMTDVSREGRITPGCAGMYLPEHVTAWRRIVDFVHQRSRAAIGMQIAHAGRKGSTKLLWEGMDEPLDEGNWPILSASPIPYTPRSQVPKAMDRADMDRVKADFVRAALMAQDAGFDLLEVHLAHGYLLSSFLSPLSNVRKDGYGGSLENRMRYPLEVVEAVRAVWPKDKPLSVRISATDWHDQGFTGDEAVVLGGALKERGTDIVDVSTGQTSIYAQPVYGRMYQTPYSDRIRNEAKVPTMTVGAITTADQVNTILIAGRADLCVLARPHLRNPNWTYAAAEEQGFMDLSWPDQYESVRPRPKL comes from the coding sequence ATGAAGATCGTGTGCATCGGGGGTGGGCCTGCCGGGCTCTACTTCGGCATCTTGATGAAGAAGGCCAACCCCTCGTCCGAAGTGGTGGTCCTCGAGCGAAACGCGCCCGGGGAAACCTTTGGGTGGGGGGTCGTCTTTTCGGACGAGACCCTCGAGTACCTCGAGCTGGGCGACCGCGAGACGCACAAAGAAATCACGCGGGTCTTTGCGCACTGGGATGCGATTGACATCCATTACCGTGGCAGTTGCATCCGAACGGGCGGTCACGGCTTTTCCGGTCTGGCGCGTCGTGAGCTGCTCGACATTTTGGCCCGACGGGCCACGTCGCTGGGCGTCGAGATTCGCTTCCGCACCGAGGTGGACGACTTCGAGTCGCTCGACGTGGTGCGCGACGCGGACCTGGTGGTGGCCGCCGATGGTGTGAACAGCAAGGTGCGCGCGCGCTATGCCGACGTGTTTCGCCCGCACCTCGACGTGCGGCAGTCGAAATACATTTGGCTCGGCACCACGAAGACGTTCGACGCGTTCCAATTCATCTTCGAGGAAAACGAAGATGGGCTCTTCCAGGTGCACGGATACCGCTTCGACGATGCGACGAGCACCTTCATCGTGGAATGCGATCAGGCCTCGTGGCGCAAGGCAGGGCTCGACCGCGCCTCCACGGAGGAGAGCATCGCGTACTTGGAGCGGCTCTTCGCGCGGCACCTCGACGGGCATCGGCTCCTGACGAACCGCTCGATGTGGGTCAACTTCGTCACGGTGAAGAACTCCACCTGGCGGCACGGCAAGGTCGTGCTCATGGGCGACGCCGCGCACACGGCGCACTTCTCCATCGGCTCCGGAACGAAGATGGCCATGGAGGACTCCCTGGCCCTGGCCGCTGCGCTGGCGAAAACGGGGGTGGCATACGAAGATCGCCCCACGCGCAAGCGCGTCGAGGAGGCCCTCGAGGCCTACGAGAACGACCGCTACACCATGGTGCTGCGCATCCAGAAGGCCGCGCAAGACAGCTACCATTGGTTCGAGGGCAGCAAGCGTTACCTCGGGCACGATCCGCTCCCCTTCGTCATGAGCCTTCTGTCGCGAAGCAAGCGAATCGGCTACGACAATTTGAAGCTGCGCGATCCGGGCTTGGTCACGCGCGCCACGGAGGACTTCGTCGCGCGCTGTCACATCGTCGAACGCGATCCGGGCGATCCTCCGCCGCCGCCCATGTTCACGCCGTTTACGATGCGCGGGCTCACCTTGCAGAACCGGGTCGTCGTGTCGTCCATGTGCATGTATTCTGCAAAGGACGGCCTGGTGGACGATTTCCACTTGGTGCACTTGGGAAGCCGCGCGATGGGCGGCGCAGGCCTGGTGATGACCGAGATGACCGACGTCTCGCGCGAGGGGCGCATCACCCCGGGCTGCGCGGGCATGTACCTTCCCGAGCACGTCACGGCGTGGCGGCGCATCGTCGACTTCGTGCATCAGCGCTCGCGCGCGGCCATCGGCATGCAGATCGCGCACGCCGGGCGCAAAGGTTCGACCAAGCTTCTCTGGGAGGGCATGGACGAGCCGCTCGACGAGGGCAATTGGCCGATCCTCAGCGCATCGCCCATTCCTTACACGCCGCGCAGCCAAGTGCCGAAGGCGATGGACCGCGCGGACATGGATCGTGTGAAGGCCGACTTCGTGCGCGCCGCGCTCATGGCGCAAGATGCAGGGTTCGACTTGCTCGAGGTGCACCTGGCGCACGGTTACCTGCTTTCGAGCTTCCTCTCGCCGCTGTCCAACGTGCGCAAAGACGGTTACGGGGGTTCGCTGGAGAACCGCATGCGCTACCCGCTCGAGGTCGTGGAGGCCGTACGCGCCGTGTGGCCGAAGGACAAGCCGCTCAGCGTGCGCATCTCCGCCACCGATTGGCACGACCAGGGCTTCACCGGCGATGAGGCCGTCGTCCTGGGCGGTGCGCTCAAGGAGCGGGGAACGGACATCGTCGACGTGTCCACCGGGCAGACGTCCATTTATGCGCAGCCGGTGTACGGCCGCATGTACCAGACGCCGTACTCCGACCGGATCCGCAATGAGGCGAAGGTTCCCACGATGACCGTAGGCGCGATCACCACCGCCGACCAAGTGAACACGATCCTCATCGCCGGTCGCGCCGATCTTTGCGTGCTTGCCCGCCCGCACCTGCGCAACCCCAACTGGACGTACGCCGCCGCCGAGGAACAGGGCTTCATGGACCTCTCGTGGCCCGATCAGTACGAATCGGTTCGCCCGCGTCCCAAGCTATAA
- the lon gene encoding endopeptidase La, with protein sequence MSSRTTFPLLPLRNGVIFPGTTVTLPLGRERSVALARAVRPGDILVVVTQKDGSVSEPTEDGLYHYGTFAKVQQIARAGDREYRMTVEGMGRFEMAHLVSSDPYWTAEGSVVEEPVSNPAEARMLARVLRERVEELAGRQGGAVSSSVRATEEQPGLVADQIAAGLGLATDKEMQVLQTTDVLERLRQVAALMAEVSTLSDMRRKIEGDVRKEIGKTQRDVLLREQMRAIQKELGDDKEDDIGRLRERLDNAGLSEEARAVADRELKRLEAMSPQSPESNVARTYLEALADLPWSARAEAKNDIDAIKEKLDADHHGLEDVKKRILEHMAVLKVSRNPRGTILCLAGPPGVGKTSLGQSIADATGRPFVRISLGGVRDEAEIRGHRRTYVGALPGRIVHALRKAKVKNPVFLLDEIDKLGQGWQGSPEAALLEVLDPEQNKAFTDHYLEVPFDLSEVIFIATANTLETLSAPLRDRLEILELAGYTPDEKVHIARSHLVPKALREHGLDLDALNLTDPALSAIITDYTREAGVRQLTRQLTKLVRALALEVARATDGKPHKLTIDADDLQTHLGKRRFFSEVAERTQVPGVATGLAWTPVGGDILFIETSRMPGRGRLEITGQLGDVMKESARAALTYVRSNASALGVDPGFLEGQDIHVHVPAGGVPKDGPSAGVTIFTALTSLLSGRKVRSDTAMTGEVTLRGRVLPVGGIKAKVLAAHRAGLTRVVLPEKNARDLDEVPEEVRKHLEIHFASDMSEVLAQALEKEGEGDTATPSPEPVATSTTTSTSTTTT encoded by the coding sequence ATGAGCTCGAGAACCACATTTCCGCTTCTGCCGTTGCGCAACGGGGTCATCTTTCCCGGCACGACGGTGACGCTCCCCCTCGGTCGCGAGCGATCGGTTGCGCTCGCCCGAGCGGTTCGCCCCGGCGACATCCTCGTCGTGGTGACGCAAAAAGATGGCTCGGTCAGCGAGCCGACGGAAGATGGCCTTTATCACTACGGCACCTTCGCCAAGGTGCAGCAGATCGCCCGCGCCGGCGATCGCGAATACCGCATGACCGTCGAGGGCATGGGTCGCTTCGAAATGGCGCACCTCGTCTCGAGCGATCCGTATTGGACCGCCGAGGGCAGCGTCGTCGAGGAGCCGGTGAGCAATCCGGCCGAGGCGCGCATGCTCGCCCGCGTTCTTCGCGAGCGGGTCGAGGAGCTCGCGGGTCGCCAGGGCGGTGCCGTGAGCAGTTCGGTGCGGGCCACCGAAGAGCAGCCCGGCCTCGTGGCCGATCAGATTGCCGCGGGCCTCGGCCTGGCCACCGACAAAGAGATGCAAGTCCTGCAGACCACCGACGTGCTCGAGCGGCTTCGCCAAGTGGCGGCGCTCATGGCCGAGGTGTCCACGCTCTCGGACATGCGCCGCAAGATCGAGGGCGACGTCCGCAAGGAAATCGGAAAAACCCAGCGCGACGTGCTTTTGCGTGAGCAGATGCGCGCCATCCAGAAAGAGCTCGGCGACGACAAAGAGGACGACATCGGGCGCCTGCGCGAGCGCCTCGACAACGCGGGCCTTTCCGAAGAAGCGCGCGCCGTGGCCGATCGCGAATTGAAGCGGCTCGAGGCCATGTCGCCGCAGAGCCCCGAGTCCAACGTGGCCCGCACCTACCTCGAAGCGCTGGCCGATCTTCCGTGGAGCGCCCGCGCCGAGGCCAAGAACGACATCGACGCCATCAAAGAGAAGCTCGACGCCGACCACCACGGCCTCGAGGACGTGAAGAAGCGCATCCTCGAGCACATGGCCGTGCTCAAGGTCTCGCGCAACCCACGCGGTACCATCTTGTGCCTCGCGGGGCCGCCCGGCGTGGGCAAGACGTCGCTGGGGCAATCGATTGCCGACGCCACGGGCCGGCCCTTCGTGCGCATCTCGCTCGGCGGCGTGCGCGACGAGGCGGAGATCCGCGGCCACCGCCGCACCTACGTGGGCGCGCTTCCCGGCCGCATCGTGCACGCCTTGCGCAAGGCGAAGGTGAAGAACCCCGTGTTCTTGCTCGACGAGATCGACAAGCTCGGGCAGGGATGGCAAGGCTCGCCGGAGGCCGCGCTGCTCGAGGTGCTGGATCCCGAGCAGAACAAGGCGTTCACCGACCACTACCTGGAGGTTCCCTTCGATCTCTCGGAGGTCATCTTCATCGCGACCGCGAACACCTTGGAAACCTTGTCGGCGCCGTTGCGCGATCGCCTGGAGATCCTCGAGCTCGCGGGCTACACGCCGGACGAGAAGGTGCACATCGCGCGGAGCCACTTGGTCCCCAAGGCGTTGCGCGAGCACGGGCTCGATCTGGACGCGCTCAATCTGACCGATCCGGCACTGTCGGCCATCATCACGGATTACACGCGTGAGGCCGGGGTGCGTCAGTTGACGCGGCAGCTCACCAAGTTGGTGCGCGCGCTGGCCCTCGAGGTGGCGCGCGCCACCGACGGCAAGCCGCACAAGCTGACCATCGACGCGGACGATCTGCAGACGCACCTGGGCAAGCGCCGCTTCTTCAGCGAGGTGGCGGAGCGCACGCAGGTTCCGGGCGTGGCCACGGGCCTGGCGTGGACGCCGGTGGGTGGCGACATCCTCTTCATCGAGACGTCGCGCATGCCGGGGCGGGGGCGCCTCGAAATCACCGGGCAACTCGGTGACGTGATGAAGGAGTCTGCACGCGCCGCGTTGACGTACGTGAGAAGCAATGCGTCAGCGCTGGGCGTGGATCCCGGCTTCCTCGAGGGGCAGGACATCCACGTGCACGTGCCGGCCGGCGGTGTACCGAAGGATGGTCCCTCGGCGGGCGTGACCATCTTCACCGCGTTGACGTCGCTTCTGAGCGGGCGAAAAGTGCGCTCCGACACGGCGATGACCGGCGAGGTGACGCTGCGCGGGCGGGTGCTGCCGGTGGGCGGTATCAAGGCCAAGGTCCTCGCGGCGCACCGCGCCGGGTTGACCCGGGTGGTGCTTCCCGAGAAGAACGCGCGCGACCTGGACGAGGTGCCGGAGGAAGTGCGAAAGCACCTCGAGATTCACTTCGCGAGCGACATGAGCGAGGTGCTCGCGCAGGCGTTGGAGAAGGAAGGGGAGGGGGACACCGCGACCCCATCTCCGGAGCCGGTGGCCACCTCGACGACCACGAGCACCTCTACGACGACCACGTGA